The following are encoded in a window of Scophthalmus maximus strain ysfricsl-2021 chromosome 2, ASM2237912v1, whole genome shotgun sequence genomic DNA:
- the LOC118301285 gene encoding endosialin-like, which produces MSRWRMQKTIGSSSSSSIMSLLCVLWLLTVCLAPGGQGQRLRETEGEQPDARAQLAERDALCHQEGCYTVFLQKRTFREAGRSCRERGGTLATMHTHEAAGVVHDLLSAMESQGTRLRLRLWIGLHRPPRQCSSTRPLRGFVWVTGDQDGQFTNWLREDSPGTCAAPRCVAMTVHTSESGRESSDNFGWLDGSCALPLDGYVCQYNYKGMCPPLEDEGRGPAVYTTPFHLVSTLLTHVPYGSVASLPCPADSSDPDTNAEQTVLCMERDDETVGWSRDAPLCSSSADPKNQDWCSGDHGCEQYCQNTDTDYYCYCAEGFTIDEDGYSCKPDPLSQTDPPQLSSDSAGPADQPHVKDVCVEMGCEYDCVETQRGIRCTCPPGYQMGPDGRRCSDVDECQQQPCPQLCVNIPGTFHCTCHSGYQPDDDGECVDVDECLDEGSCEGTCENTVGSFTCLCNPGYELGSGGECVDVDECVGESPCQQQCLNYMGGYQCYCDNGYDLQTDGLTCQPSPDDEEYSTLTPDPSDSAHIPDMDPDHDIPWSTSFTPDPNFEADTNFDVDWLTEAPEALSPDMAHGRDNHLNQWDAQSPKRYQTAPPPTQKYNTGNEIDNDAKTGGRGASGGVGAETANGSATGTGEGSNKDRLEDFNDAADVGDGSAAGKRKHDKSWLLVALLVPLCVFLVVMLALGIVYCTSCAVDKSLSLSNCYRWMLPATPPDRRDGKTQA; this is translated from the exons ATGTCTCGGTGGAGGATGCAAAAGACCAtcgggagcagcagcagcagcagcatcatgagTCTCCTGTGTGTCCTGTGGCTGCTGACGGTCTGTCTGGCTCCTGGGGGCCAAGGCCAGAGGctgagggagacggagggggagcAGCCTGACGCCAGGGCTCAGCTGGCGGAGAGAGATGCACTCTGCCACCAGGAGGGATGCTACACTGTCTTCCTCCAGAAGAGAACCTTCAGGGAGGCTGGGCGGAGCTGCAGAGAGCGAGGTGGGACCCTGGCGACCATGCATACCCACGAGGCAGCGGGTGTGGTCCATGACCTGCTGTCGGCCATGGAGTCACAGGGGACCAGGTTGAGGCTTCGCCTCTGGATTGGGCTCCACAGACCTCCACGCCAGTGTTCATCCACCCGACCACTCAGAGGATTCGTCTGGGTCACAG GGGACCAGGATGGCCAGTTCACCAACTGGCTCCGCGAAGACTCCCCTGGGACATGCGCCGCCCCTCGCTGTGTGGCCATGACTGTCCACACTTCCGAGAGTGGACGTGAGAGTAGCGACAACTTCGGGTGGCTCGATGGCTCCTGCGCGCTGCCGTTGGATGGATACGTCTGCCAGTACAACTACAAAGGAATGTGTCCACCACTGGAGGACGAGGGCCGAGGTCCAGCTGTTTACACCACCCCGTTTCACCTCGTCAGCACCCTGCTCACTCACGTGCCCTATGGGTCGGTGGCATCTCTACCATGTCCTGCAGACAGCTCAGACCCGGACACCAACGCTGAGCAGACTGTACTGTGCATGGAGAGGGATGACGAGACAGTGGGCTGGTCCCGGGATGCCccactctgctcctccagtgCAGACCCAAAGAACCAGGACTGGTGTAGCGGGGACCATGGGTGTGAGCAGTACTGccagaacacagacacagactactactgctactgcgCTGAGGGCTTCACGATAGATGAGGATGGGTACAGCTGCAAGCCCGACCCACTCAGCCAAACTGACCCCCCTCAGTTATCCTCCGACTCTGCGGGTCCCGCTGACCAGCCCCACGTCAAAGACGTCTGTGTGGAGATGGGCTGTGAGTACGACTGTGTGGAGACGCAGCGGGGCATCCGCTGCACATGCCCACCGGGCTACCAGATGGGCCCAGATGGCCGCAGATGTTCTGATGTCGATGAATGTCAGCAGCAGCCGTGCCCACAACTCTGTGTCAACATCCCAGGCACCTTCCACTGCACCTGCCACTCCGGCTACCAGCCAGACGATGATGGTGAGTGTGTGGATGTCGACGAGTGCCTCGACGAGGGCAGCTGTGAGGGCACTTGTGAAAACACAGTGGGCTCCTTCACATGCCTCTGTAACCCCGGGTACGAGTTGGGCAGTGGAGGAGAGTGCGTTGATGTAGATGAGTGTGTGGGGGAGTCGCCCTGCCAGCAGCAGTGTCTGAATTATATGGGTGGGTACCAGTGTTACTGTGACAATGGCTATGATCTGCAGACAGATGGACTTACCTGCCAACCTTCGCCAGACGATGAAGAATATTCcactctgacccctgaccccagcGACTCCGCTCACATACCTGATATGGACCCTGATCATGATATTCCATGGTCCACTTCGTTCACCCCTGACCCGAACTTTGAAGCGGACACTAACTTTGATGTTGACTGGCTTACGGAAGCCCCTGAAGCACTCTCACCAGACATGGCTCATGGGCGAGACAATCACCTGAACCAATGGGATGCTCAGTCACCAAAGCGATATCAGACGGCACCACCCCCAACGCAAAAATACAACACAGGCAACGAAATTGATAATGACGCAAAGACAGGAGGTAGAGGAGCTAGTGGTGGGGTGGGAGCTGAGACTGCAAACGGGTCAGCCACTGGGACTGGGGAGGGATCTAACAAGGATCGTCTGGAGGATTTCAACGACGCAGCAGACGTAGGAGATGGATCTGCGGCAGGTAAACGGAAACATGACAAGAGCTGGTTGCTGGTTGCCCTGCTGGTGCCTCTTTGTGTATTCCTTGTAGTAATGCTGGCATTGGGGATTGTCTACTGCACTAGCTGTGCCGTGGACAAGAGCCTGAGCCTCTCAAACTGCTATCGCTGGATGCTCCCTGCAACGCCTCCTGACAGGAGGGACGGCAAAACCCAAGCATGA
- the LOC118301286 gene encoding CAAX prenyl protease 2-like, with the protein MPVIPQNDKDCNNIHGTGTAELEALNVAQHTAQIVRFGLFRMETSQLGLNPEPGRVKSSVLTPTRRSERLSTRQLNSALTLGEELRSQRYILPFQVDVSVWQLMGVRAEGFAPAVTLPLLLTMVAYLGPLVQSAMDAPGGFTAELQSALDVQSWRSCVGDAVWLRNQVVAPLTEELVFRGAMLPMLVPCAGPTGAIFTAPLFFGVGHLHHIIEQRRLHKDSMRVILLVAGMQFLYTTVFGAFTSFLFMRTGHVAGPVLCHSFCNSQGLPDFSSALQHPQRSALLFSYLMGALMFLVLLFPLTDPFLYGTIPVCSLAPAPASVC; encoded by the exons ATGCCTGTCATCCCACAGAATGATAAAGATTGCAACAACATCCATGGGACTGGCACAGCAGAGCTAGAGGCCTTGAACGTAGCTCAGCATACAGCTCAGATTGTGCGATTCGGTCTCTTCCGCATGGAAACTTCACAGCTGGGATTGAATCCTGAGCCCGGCCGGGTGAAGAGCAGTGTCCTCACTCCCACGAGGCGTTCTGAGAGGTTAAGCACTCGACAGCTTAACTCCGCACTCACTTTAGGCGAAGAGCTGCGTTCACAGAGGTACATTCTGCCCTTTCAGGTCGACGTGTCCGTGTGGCAGTTGATGGGAGTTCGTGCGGAAGGCTTCGCCCCTGCAGTCacactgccgctgctgctcacCATG GTGGCTTATCTTGGCCCCCTGGTCCAGTCTGCGATGGACGCCCCCGGCGGCTTCACTGCGGAGCTGCAGTCTGCACTGG atgTTCAGTCATGGAGGTCATGTGTAGGAGACGCGGTGTGGCTCCGGAACCAGGTGGTGGCGCCATTGACGGAGGAGCTGGTGTTCAGAGGGGCCATGCTGCCCATGCTGGTGCCCTGTGCAGGCCCCACGGGGGCCATCTTCACAGCTCCGCTGTTCTTCGGTGTTG GTCATCTCCACCATATTATAGAGCAACGGCGCCTCCACAAGGACAGCATGAGAGTCATTCTCCTGGTGGCAG GGATGCAGTTCTTGTACACAACTGTGTTCGGTGCCTTTACTTCCTTTCTATTCATGAGAACTG GTCATGTTGCGGGTCCAGTTTTGTGCCATTCGTTCTGTAACAGTCAGGGCCTGCCCGACTTCAGCTCTGCCCTCCAGCACCCTCAACGCTCAGCTCTGCTCTTCTCCTATCTGATGGGAGCCCTGATGTTTCTGGTGCTACTCTTCCCACTGACAGACCCCTTCCTCTATGGTACCATTCCCGTCTGCAGCCTGGCTCCCGCTCCTGCGTCTGTATGctag